In the genome of Oscillospiraceae bacterium, the window AGCACATCGTCATTTGTTGACTGCGGATTGATGCTTATCCGTCCTACGCCGTGTTTCTTGAGAGTTTCAAGCTTTTCCACCGTGACCGTGTCCGGCCGTCCGATTTCGTAAGTGATTTCAACGCAACCGGACAAATCAAACGAAGCTTCAAGCACATCCAGAAGTCCGTCGGTCTGAGCGACGGTCAGTATACCTGGCGTGCCGCCGCCGACATAAACTCCACGCAACCTGCGCGAAGTACGGCGCATTATCTCTCCGACCGCGCAAAGCTCTTTTTTTAAGGTGTCAAGATACTTCGGGATAAGCTTCAGGTGGTGCGGAGCGGCGGACGAGATAAAAGAACAATAAGCGCATCTCGTCGGGCAGAACGGTATAGAAATATATAAAAAGCAATCGGAATCGGATAATGAGCAGGAAAGCTCTGACTCATATTCTGCCGCGCGTATCAAAACGCCTGCCTTTTCGGGCATTATCAGATAATCCCGGCATAAAATATTTTCTGTTTGCATAACGGACAAGCCGTGGGAAAGATAAAATAAAGCGATTTTCGCGGGTCGGACACCCGTAAGTATACCAAAAGGAGCGCGATAATTGGTCAATTTTTCGGCACATGCATAAAAAGCACGTCCCAAAGCGAGTGACCGTACCCGCTGAGACGTGAAATGAGAAGAGATGAGGCACGAATAACTCCCCTCTGTGTTTATCGATCCGGAAAGTCCGGTATGAGCATATACCTCGCCGCCGATTTCATCTACAGAAGCGTCAACTTTAACCTCTGAAATGCCCGGAAAATATATATTCATCAAATTATATAATAGATCTTTTGATGCGTTGTCGGGAGCGTTGATCTCCATATCAGCATAGCTCCTCTGTGTCGAGAATAATCGTGACAGGACCATCGTTGGTCAGCGTTATCTTCATATCTGCGCCGAACACTCCGGTCAGGACGCGCGCTGTCCCGCCGCCTTCGCGAAACGCAAAGCTTTTCGCGTAATCGCCCAGACAGAATGTGAAATAGTCGAAAAGAGGCTTTGCGGCT includes:
- the hemZ gene encoding coproporphyrinogen dehydrogenase HemZ — translated: MEINAPDNASKDLLYNLMNIYFPGISEVKVDASVDEIGGEVYAHTGLSGSINTEGSYSCLISSHFTSQRVRSLALGRAFYACAEKLTNYRAPFGILTGVRPAKIALFYLSHGLSVMQTENILCRDYLIMPEKAGVLIRAAEYESELSCSLSDSDCFLYISIPFCPTRCAYCSFISSAAPHHLKLIPKYLDTLKKELCAVGEIMRRTSRRLRGVYVGGGTPGILTVAQTDGLLDVLEASFDLSGCVEITYEIGRPDTVTVEKLETLKKHGVGRISINPQSTNDDVLKAIGRNHTADDFYEAFEEAKKTGFTSINSDIITGLPGDSEKGVLKTLSDCISLGAENITVHSLCKKRSSDMTISPSDIRTEEVAGLNDMCKKLLYAQGYESYYIYRQKNAVGNGENTGFALKDHICEYNIAMMEDMCSVLSCGAGAVTKLVNKGMIERLYSYKYPTEYLSFPDKTNNNLKKLESNLDRNRKPTDVTKA